One segment of Ricinus communis isolate WT05 ecotype wild-type chromosome 8, ASM1957865v1, whole genome shotgun sequence DNA contains the following:
- the LOC8285747 gene encoding uncharacterized protein LOC8285747 isoform X5, whose translation MDSDWDPFDDVLPEPALAHARAGGKFQPRAKPRPKKVASASISSILPTNAKEKYVPSLPTALDRKQSAQSVDNVDDILTIPASSSPASSTLPGREEHLEKTDENLKCEPLKDLTELVRRSKDLPSADALPLKVVVSDRKTGDSCLSIKKTDSSQLDLDAFAGSICDAAENKALVDSHTTTSVQSVDVLDKTMGPVGPSFPEQIIESNEPLGDSEVLFSDDSNLKLINLSPNELESKEDMISKDDHAEVNEMELDLDPFADILPPPSISSVRNGGKFQPRAKARPRKGTSETVAIAASTSTMEEQASLVSHVSDNLQPAKFVDAGDGRLRDPVPSSLYSLEILVSKESLRNDDYKNFGVLLSSDVMSSGLVNSSQLLSTDAVHLGGATRDLHFGLAKSMGENTDIFSGLEYIHDLVTQSPSSTEIPVHSSNEETEGSRFPAQNSVNSSALGACSVDLPDPVSCNEAAIWTDNRRPEVEPRQKVQTGKEKSTVSTLPQDAVDSVASSSNAEFEPSETMYMDVGSIPTFPSDDVLDYSSMSFSNCISPDATTSGFLLNEEQINLAEASRSSDPNVLCQEDLPVEAVKENSKSRRRKSSSLLISSQKFGEASLAGEMGGSGKSSRQLRKRTAAPQLVDEPEDEACDNDGFPSKASSNSIADEEDGDYDYRVDEDNDNEDALENKSRKKRASEKLKKPAADEGKTVRRRKRDTDASEQLTQQPRKKFSHSTRRKNRLKDLLSMPEDEIDFQRLPVRDIILLAGYRESLASKEAKESKNASTNQSTANSFHGEDSHNEEDTVTSEQSGGHINDQSNILFNYHSFMDKTPTARWSKQETELFYEGIQQFGTDLSMIQQLFPGRTRHQIKLKYKKEERQHPLRLSDALRNRAKDHSHFEKVIEQLQQVATQAEQECNRDASVDVTDEEAELNPETNQETTKSERYEDVTVEDREGDVNEEVHSPSKYDEDDDDLDIWSSYKSVF comes from the exons atggattctgatTGGGATCCTTTTGATGATGTACTTCCGGAACCAGCTTTGGCCCATG CTCGGGCTGGTGGGAAGTTTCAACCGAGGGCCAAACCACGACCAAAGAAGGTAGCATCTGCATCTATTTCTTCTATTCTTCCAACCAATGCCAAGGAAAAGTATGTGCCATCCTTACCAACTGCTTTGGACCGAAAACAGTCTGCTCAGTCCGTTGATAATGTGGATGATATATTGACAATTCCAGCTAGTAGTTCTCCAGCTTCATCAACATTACCTGGAAGGGAAGAACATCTGGAGAAAACTGATGAAAACCTGAAATGTGAACCGCTAAAAGATTTAACAGAACTTGTCAGAAGATCAAAGGATCTGCCTTCCGCAGATGCCCTCCCTTTAAAGGTTGTAGTGTCTGATAGAAAAACTGGAGATTCTTGTCTGTCAATAAAAAAg ACAGATTCTTCACAGCTTGACCTGGACGCATTTGCTGGCAGTATTTGTGATGCTGCAGAAAATAAAG CCTTGGTTGACTCTCATACAACAACATCTGTACAGTCCGTTGATGTCCTTGATAAGACTATGGGCCCAGTTGGCCCATCCTTTCCTGAACAGATAATTGAGAGTAACGAGCCATTGGGAGACAGTGAAGTTCTATTTTCTGATGACAGCAActtgaaattaattaacctttcACCCAATGAACTTGAATCCAAAGAGGATATGATCTCCAAAGATGACCATGCAGAG GTGAATGAGATGGAGCTTGATTTGGACCCATTTGCTGATATTCTTCCCCCACCTTCCATTAGCAGTG TGAGAAATGGTGGCAAATTTCAACCTCGAGCAAAGGCCCGACCTAGAAAGGGAACTTCTGAAACAGTTGCTATTGCTGCTTCTACTAGTACAATGGAAGAGCAAGCTAGTCTAGTCTCCCATGTGTCGGATAACCTGCAGCCTGCTAAATTTGTTGATGCTGGAGATGGCAGACTGAGAGATCCTGTTCCGTCATCCTTATATTCCTTGGAGATCTTGGTAAGCAAAGAGTCATTGAGAAATGATGACTACAAGAATTTTGGAGTTCTATTGTCCAGTGATGTCATGAGTTCCGGATTAGTGAATTCTTCACAATTACTTTCTACCGATGCGGTGCATTTAGGTGGTGCTACGAGAGACCTGCATTTTGGATTGGCAAAATCAATGGGAGAG AATACAGACATATTTTCAGGGTTGGAATATATCCATGATCTTGTTACCCAATCTCCAAGTAGCACAG AAATTCCAGTTCATTCTTCAAATGAGGAGACGGAAGGATCTAGATTTCCAGCTCAAAATTCTGTTAATTCTTCAGCACTCGGGGCATGTAGTGTGGATCTCCCAGATCCAGTAAGCTGTAATGAAGCAGCCATTTGGACTGATAACAGAAGACCAGAGGTGGAG CCAAGACAAAAGGTGCAAACTGGAAAGGAGAAATCTACTGTAAGCACTCTTCCACAAGATGCAGTTGATTCTGTCGCATCTTCTTCGAATGCTGAGTTTGAACCTTCTGAAACTATGTACATGGATGTGGGCTCAATTCCTACCTTCCCGTCTGATGATGTTCTTGACTATTCATCCATGAGCTTTAGCAATTGTATTTCACCAGATGCTACTACTTCTGGGTTTCTATTGAATGAGGAACAGATAAACCTTGCTGAAGCTTCTCGCTCCAGTGACCCAAATGTTTTGTGCCAAGAAGATCTACCTGTAGAGGCTGTGAAGGAG AATTCTAAGAGTAGAAGAAGGAAATCATCTTCATTATTGATTTCTTCTCAGAAGTTTGGTGAAGCCTCATTAGCTGGTGAGATGGGGGGAAGTGGTAAATCATCAAGGCAGCTGAGAAAAAGGACTGCTGCTCCACAACTTGTTGATGAGCCAGAGGATGAAGCTTGTGACAATGACGGCTTTCCTTCTAAAGCTTCTAGTAATTCTATTGCGGATGAAGAAGATGGTGATTATGATTATAGAGTGGATGAAGATAATGATAATGAAGATGCATTGGAAAATAAATCTCGCAAGAAAAGAGCTTCAGAAAAGCTGAAGAAACCTGCAGCTGATGAGGGAAAAACAGTTAGACGACGGAAGAGAGACACTGATGCATCAGAGCAATTAACTCAACAACCACGCAAGAAGTTTTCTCATTCCACCCGCAGGAAAAACAGat TGAAGGATTTGCTTAGCATGCCAGAGGATGAAATTGATTTTCAGAGGCTTCCTGTCAGAGATATTATTTTGCTTGCAGGGTACAGGGAGAGCTTAGCT AGTAAAGAGGCAAAAGAATCAAAGAATGCTTCAACCAACCAAAG TACTGCAAACTCTTTCCACGGGGAAGATTCTCATAATGAAGAGGACACTGTTACTTCAGAGCAATCTGGAGGACACATTAATGATCAATCAAATATCTTATTCAATTACCACTCCTTCATGGACAAAACACCGACTGCAAGATGGTCGAAACAAGAGACAGAATTATTCTATGAG GGAATTCAGCAGTTTGGGACCGACCTATCAATGATACAGCAGCTTTTTCCTGGACGAACACGTCATCAAATCAAGTTGAAATATAAGAAGGAAGAACGTCAACATCCATTAAGGCTTTCTGATGCTCTGCGCAATCGTGCTAAAG ATcattctcattttgaaaaagtGATTGAGCAGCTGCAACAAGTTGCTACTCAGGCAGAACAAGAGTGTAACAGGGATGCTTCAGTAGATGTTACAGACGAGGAGGCAGAGTTGAATCCTGAAACTAAT
- the LOC8285747 gene encoding uncharacterized protein LOC8285747 isoform X6 yields MDSDWDPFDDVLPEPALAHARAGGKFQPRAKPRPKKSAQSVDNVDDILTIPASSSPASSTLPGREEHLEKTDENLKCEPLKDLTELVRRSKDLPSADALPLKVVVSDRKTGDSCLSIKKTDSSQLDLDAFAGSICDAAENKALVDSHTTTSVQSVDVLDKTMGPVGPSFPEQIIESNEPLGDSEVLFSDDSNLKLINLSPNELESKEDMISKDDHAEVNEMELDLDPFADILPPPSISSVRNGGKFQPRAKARPRKGTSETVAIAASTSTMEEQASLVSHVSDNLQPAKFVDAGDGRLRDPVPSSLYSLEILVSKESLRNDDYKNFGVLLSSDVMSSGLVNSSQLLSTDAVHLGGATRDLHFGLAKSMGENTDIFSGLEYIHDLVTQSPSSTEIPVHSSNEETEGSRFPAQNSVNSSALGACSVDLPDPVSCNEAAIWTDNRRPEVEEAGVFSNLGRPDNLSESISEYNTRNFQPRQKVQTGKEKSTVSTLPQDAVDSVASSSNAEFEPSETMYMDVGSIPTFPSDDVLDYSSMSFSNCISPDATTSGFLLNEEQINLAEASRSSDPNVLCQEDLPVEAVKENSKSRRRKSSSLLISSQKFGEASLAGEMGGSGKSSRQLRKRTAAPQLVDEPEDEACDNDGFPSKASSNSIADEEDGDYDYRVDEDNDNEDALENKSRKKRASEKLKKPAADEGKTVRRRKRDTDASEQLTQQPRKKFSHSTRRKNRLKDLLSMPEDEIDFQRLPVRDIILLAGYRESLASKEAKESKNASTNQSTANSFHGEDSHNEEDTVTSEQSGGHINDQSNILFNYHSFMDKTPTARWSKQETELFYEGIQQFGTDLSMIQQLFPGRTRHQIKLKYKKEERQHPLRLSDALRNRAKDHSHFEKVIEQLQQVATQAEQECNRDASVDVTDEEAELNPETNQETTKSERYEDVTVEDREGDVNEEVHSPSKYDEDDDDLDIWSSYKSVF; encoded by the exons atggattctgatTGGGATCCTTTTGATGATGTACTTCCGGAACCAGCTTTGGCCCATG CTCGGGCTGGTGGGAAGTTTCAACCGAGGGCCAAACCACGACCAAAGAAG TCTGCTCAGTCCGTTGATAATGTGGATGATATATTGACAATTCCAGCTAGTAGTTCTCCAGCTTCATCAACATTACCTGGAAGGGAAGAACATCTGGAGAAAACTGATGAAAACCTGAAATGTGAACCGCTAAAAGATTTAACAGAACTTGTCAGAAGATCAAAGGATCTGCCTTCCGCAGATGCCCTCCCTTTAAAGGTTGTAGTGTCTGATAGAAAAACTGGAGATTCTTGTCTGTCAATAAAAAAg ACAGATTCTTCACAGCTTGACCTGGACGCATTTGCTGGCAGTATTTGTGATGCTGCAGAAAATAAAG CCTTGGTTGACTCTCATACAACAACATCTGTACAGTCCGTTGATGTCCTTGATAAGACTATGGGCCCAGTTGGCCCATCCTTTCCTGAACAGATAATTGAGAGTAACGAGCCATTGGGAGACAGTGAAGTTCTATTTTCTGATGACAGCAActtgaaattaattaacctttcACCCAATGAACTTGAATCCAAAGAGGATATGATCTCCAAAGATGACCATGCAGAG GTGAATGAGATGGAGCTTGATTTGGACCCATTTGCTGATATTCTTCCCCCACCTTCCATTAGCAGTG TGAGAAATGGTGGCAAATTTCAACCTCGAGCAAAGGCCCGACCTAGAAAGGGAACTTCTGAAACAGTTGCTATTGCTGCTTCTACTAGTACAATGGAAGAGCAAGCTAGTCTAGTCTCCCATGTGTCGGATAACCTGCAGCCTGCTAAATTTGTTGATGCTGGAGATGGCAGACTGAGAGATCCTGTTCCGTCATCCTTATATTCCTTGGAGATCTTGGTAAGCAAAGAGTCATTGAGAAATGATGACTACAAGAATTTTGGAGTTCTATTGTCCAGTGATGTCATGAGTTCCGGATTAGTGAATTCTTCACAATTACTTTCTACCGATGCGGTGCATTTAGGTGGTGCTACGAGAGACCTGCATTTTGGATTGGCAAAATCAATGGGAGAG AATACAGACATATTTTCAGGGTTGGAATATATCCATGATCTTGTTACCCAATCTCCAAGTAGCACAG AAATTCCAGTTCATTCTTCAAATGAGGAGACGGAAGGATCTAGATTTCCAGCTCAAAATTCTGTTAATTCTTCAGCACTCGGGGCATGTAGTGTGGATCTCCCAGATCCAGTAAGCTGTAATGAAGCAGCCATTTGGACTGATAACAGAAGACCAGAGGTGGAG gaAGCAGgggttttttctaatttgGGAAGGCCTGATAATTTATCTGAGTCCATTTCTG aatataatactAGAAATTTCCAGCCAAGACAAAAGGTGCAAACTGGAAAGGAGAAATCTACTGTAAGCACTCTTCCACAAGATGCAGTTGATTCTGTCGCATCTTCTTCGAATGCTGAGTTTGAACCTTCTGAAACTATGTACATGGATGTGGGCTCAATTCCTACCTTCCCGTCTGATGATGTTCTTGACTATTCATCCATGAGCTTTAGCAATTGTATTTCACCAGATGCTACTACTTCTGGGTTTCTATTGAATGAGGAACAGATAAACCTTGCTGAAGCTTCTCGCTCCAGTGACCCAAATGTTTTGTGCCAAGAAGATCTACCTGTAGAGGCTGTGAAGGAG AATTCTAAGAGTAGAAGAAGGAAATCATCTTCATTATTGATTTCTTCTCAGAAGTTTGGTGAAGCCTCATTAGCTGGTGAGATGGGGGGAAGTGGTAAATCATCAAGGCAGCTGAGAAAAAGGACTGCTGCTCCACAACTTGTTGATGAGCCAGAGGATGAAGCTTGTGACAATGACGGCTTTCCTTCTAAAGCTTCTAGTAATTCTATTGCGGATGAAGAAGATGGTGATTATGATTATAGAGTGGATGAAGATAATGATAATGAAGATGCATTGGAAAATAAATCTCGCAAGAAAAGAGCTTCAGAAAAGCTGAAGAAACCTGCAGCTGATGAGGGAAAAACAGTTAGACGACGGAAGAGAGACACTGATGCATCAGAGCAATTAACTCAACAACCACGCAAGAAGTTTTCTCATTCCACCCGCAGGAAAAACAGat TGAAGGATTTGCTTAGCATGCCAGAGGATGAAATTGATTTTCAGAGGCTTCCTGTCAGAGATATTATTTTGCTTGCAGGGTACAGGGAGAGCTTAGCT AGTAAAGAGGCAAAAGAATCAAAGAATGCTTCAACCAACCAAAG TACTGCAAACTCTTTCCACGGGGAAGATTCTCATAATGAAGAGGACACTGTTACTTCAGAGCAATCTGGAGGACACATTAATGATCAATCAAATATCTTATTCAATTACCACTCCTTCATGGACAAAACACCGACTGCAAGATGGTCGAAACAAGAGACAGAATTATTCTATGAG GGAATTCAGCAGTTTGGGACCGACCTATCAATGATACAGCAGCTTTTTCCTGGACGAACACGTCATCAAATCAAGTTGAAATATAAGAAGGAAGAACGTCAACATCCATTAAGGCTTTCTGATGCTCTGCGCAATCGTGCTAAAG ATcattctcattttgaaaaagtGATTGAGCAGCTGCAACAAGTTGCTACTCAGGCAGAACAAGAGTGTAACAGGGATGCTTCAGTAGATGTTACAGACGAGGAGGCAGAGTTGAATCCTGAAACTAAT
- the LOC8285747 gene encoding uncharacterized protein LOC8285747 isoform X9, translated as MDSDWDPFDDVLPEPALAHARAGGKFQPRAKPRPKKVASASISSILPTNAKEKYVPSLPTALDRKQSAQSVDNVDDILTIPASSSPASSTLPGREEHLEKTDENLKCEPLKDLTELVRRSKDLPSADALPLKVVVSDRKTGDSCLSIKKTDSSQLDLDAFAGSICDAAENKALVDSHTTTSVQSVDVLDKTMGPVGPSFPEQIIESNEPLGDSEVLFSDDSNLKLINLSPNELESKEDMISKDDHAEVNEMELDLDPFADILPPPSISSVRNGGKFQPRAKARPRKGTSETVAIAASTSTMEEQASLVSHVSDNLQPAKFVDAGDGRLRDPVPSSLYSLEILVSKESLRNDDYKNFGVLLSSDVMSSGLVNSSQLLSTDAVHLGGATRDLHFGLAKSMGENTDIFSGLEYIHDLVTQSPSSTEIPVHSSNEETEGSRFPAQNSVNSSALGACSVDLPDPVSCNEAAIWTDNRRPEVEEAGVFSNLGRPDNLSESISEYNTRNFQPRQKVQTGKEKSTVSTLPQDAVDSVASSSNAEFEPSETMYMDVGSIPTFPSDDVLDYSSMSFSNCISPDATTSGFLLNEEQINLAEASRSSDPNVLCQEDLPVEAVKENSKSRRRKSSSLLISSQKFGEASLAGEMGGSGKSSRQLRKRTAAPQLVDEPEDEACDNDGFPSKASSNSIADEEDGDYDYRVDEDNDNEDALENKSRKKRASEKLKKPAADEGKTVRRRKRDTDASEQLTQQPRKKFSHSTRRKNRLKDLLSMPEDEIDFQRLPVRDIILLAGYRESLASKEAKESKNASTNQSTANSFHGEDSHNEEDTVTSEQSGGHINDQSNILFNYHSFMDKTPTARWSKQETELFYEVA; from the exons atggattctgatTGGGATCCTTTTGATGATGTACTTCCGGAACCAGCTTTGGCCCATG CTCGGGCTGGTGGGAAGTTTCAACCGAGGGCCAAACCACGACCAAAGAAGGTAGCATCTGCATCTATTTCTTCTATTCTTCCAACCAATGCCAAGGAAAAGTATGTGCCATCCTTACCAACTGCTTTGGACCGAAAACAGTCTGCTCAGTCCGTTGATAATGTGGATGATATATTGACAATTCCAGCTAGTAGTTCTCCAGCTTCATCAACATTACCTGGAAGGGAAGAACATCTGGAGAAAACTGATGAAAACCTGAAATGTGAACCGCTAAAAGATTTAACAGAACTTGTCAGAAGATCAAAGGATCTGCCTTCCGCAGATGCCCTCCCTTTAAAGGTTGTAGTGTCTGATAGAAAAACTGGAGATTCTTGTCTGTCAATAAAAAAg ACAGATTCTTCACAGCTTGACCTGGACGCATTTGCTGGCAGTATTTGTGATGCTGCAGAAAATAAAG CCTTGGTTGACTCTCATACAACAACATCTGTACAGTCCGTTGATGTCCTTGATAAGACTATGGGCCCAGTTGGCCCATCCTTTCCTGAACAGATAATTGAGAGTAACGAGCCATTGGGAGACAGTGAAGTTCTATTTTCTGATGACAGCAActtgaaattaattaacctttcACCCAATGAACTTGAATCCAAAGAGGATATGATCTCCAAAGATGACCATGCAGAG GTGAATGAGATGGAGCTTGATTTGGACCCATTTGCTGATATTCTTCCCCCACCTTCCATTAGCAGTG TGAGAAATGGTGGCAAATTTCAACCTCGAGCAAAGGCCCGACCTAGAAAGGGAACTTCTGAAACAGTTGCTATTGCTGCTTCTACTAGTACAATGGAAGAGCAAGCTAGTCTAGTCTCCCATGTGTCGGATAACCTGCAGCCTGCTAAATTTGTTGATGCTGGAGATGGCAGACTGAGAGATCCTGTTCCGTCATCCTTATATTCCTTGGAGATCTTGGTAAGCAAAGAGTCATTGAGAAATGATGACTACAAGAATTTTGGAGTTCTATTGTCCAGTGATGTCATGAGTTCCGGATTAGTGAATTCTTCACAATTACTTTCTACCGATGCGGTGCATTTAGGTGGTGCTACGAGAGACCTGCATTTTGGATTGGCAAAATCAATGGGAGAG AATACAGACATATTTTCAGGGTTGGAATATATCCATGATCTTGTTACCCAATCTCCAAGTAGCACAG AAATTCCAGTTCATTCTTCAAATGAGGAGACGGAAGGATCTAGATTTCCAGCTCAAAATTCTGTTAATTCTTCAGCACTCGGGGCATGTAGTGTGGATCTCCCAGATCCAGTAAGCTGTAATGAAGCAGCCATTTGGACTGATAACAGAAGACCAGAGGTGGAG gaAGCAGgggttttttctaatttgGGAAGGCCTGATAATTTATCTGAGTCCATTTCTG aatataatactAGAAATTTCCAGCCAAGACAAAAGGTGCAAACTGGAAAGGAGAAATCTACTGTAAGCACTCTTCCACAAGATGCAGTTGATTCTGTCGCATCTTCTTCGAATGCTGAGTTTGAACCTTCTGAAACTATGTACATGGATGTGGGCTCAATTCCTACCTTCCCGTCTGATGATGTTCTTGACTATTCATCCATGAGCTTTAGCAATTGTATTTCACCAGATGCTACTACTTCTGGGTTTCTATTGAATGAGGAACAGATAAACCTTGCTGAAGCTTCTCGCTCCAGTGACCCAAATGTTTTGTGCCAAGAAGATCTACCTGTAGAGGCTGTGAAGGAG AATTCTAAGAGTAGAAGAAGGAAATCATCTTCATTATTGATTTCTTCTCAGAAGTTTGGTGAAGCCTCATTAGCTGGTGAGATGGGGGGAAGTGGTAAATCATCAAGGCAGCTGAGAAAAAGGACTGCTGCTCCACAACTTGTTGATGAGCCAGAGGATGAAGCTTGTGACAATGACGGCTTTCCTTCTAAAGCTTCTAGTAATTCTATTGCGGATGAAGAAGATGGTGATTATGATTATAGAGTGGATGAAGATAATGATAATGAAGATGCATTGGAAAATAAATCTCGCAAGAAAAGAGCTTCAGAAAAGCTGAAGAAACCTGCAGCTGATGAGGGAAAAACAGTTAGACGACGGAAGAGAGACACTGATGCATCAGAGCAATTAACTCAACAACCACGCAAGAAGTTTTCTCATTCCACCCGCAGGAAAAACAGat TGAAGGATTTGCTTAGCATGCCAGAGGATGAAATTGATTTTCAGAGGCTTCCTGTCAGAGATATTATTTTGCTTGCAGGGTACAGGGAGAGCTTAGCT AGTAAAGAGGCAAAAGAATCAAAGAATGCTTCAACCAACCAAAG TACTGCAAACTCTTTCCACGGGGAAGATTCTCATAATGAAGAGGACACTGTTACTTCAGAGCAATCTGGAGGACACATTAATGATCAATCAAATATCTTATTCAATTACCACTCCTTCATGGACAAAACACCGACTGCAAGATGGTCGAAACAAGAGACAGAATTATTCTATGAG GTGGCTTAA